One segment of Niabella beijingensis DNA contains the following:
- a CDS encoding DUF4180 domain-containing protein, which produces MESTAHIMDRQTIVEDAVDRIGSLYYQGYDSIMLQTVNIIPQFSDLNTKLAGEILQQFINDRMCVTIVGNRKTTVSESCCYYCLPGGVVIL; this is translated from the coding sequence ATGGAAAGTACTGCGCATATAATGGATCGGCAAACGATCGTGGAAGATGCGGTTGACAGGATCGGGAGCCTGTATTATCAGGGATACGACAGTATTATGCTGCAGACAGTAAATATAATACCGCAATTCTCTGACCTGAATACGAAGCTAGCCGGCGAAATTTTACAACAGTTCATTAATGATCGTATGTGTGTTACAATCGTCGGCAACCGGAAAACCACTGTATCAGAAAGCTGCTGTTATTATTGTCTGCCCGGCGGTGTTGTAATATTATAA
- a CDS encoding DMT family transporter — translation MEGEKKYTDLKWALAGLVFAVLWSSASTATKVALKVSQPLVIAVMRFGVASLIMLVIAHLVLRKPLPRRGEWKPLIIYGMLNITIYLGLYVIAMQQVTASIGALTVAVSPVFISFISVFFLKKPLPGTIALAICICLLGVLVVAWPLLGGATVTPLGLLLLLASMLSYSIGTIYFSSQNWKGLHLFVINGWQTFFGGLLMLPVALFTYKAPANHYTWEFWGGTLWLAIPVSIGAVVLWLGLLKQDAVKAGLWLFVCPVFGIIIAALWVHDPVSIYTITGVIMVLAGLALSQLDKRKTSRKG, via the coding sequence GTGGAGGGCGAAAAAAAATATACCGATTTAAAATGGGCACTGGCAGGACTGGTGTTTGCGGTGCTGTGGTCATCGGCGTCCACTGCTACCAAAGTGGCATTAAAGGTTTCTCAACCATTGGTGATTGCTGTTATGCGTTTTGGTGTGGCATCCCTGATCATGCTGGTCATCGCCCACCTGGTATTGCGTAAACCCTTACCCCGGCGAGGGGAATGGAAACCGCTCATCATCTATGGTATGCTGAACATTACCATTTACCTGGGATTGTATGTAATTGCCATGCAGCAGGTAACAGCCAGTATCGGTGCATTGACGGTGGCCGTAAGCCCGGTGTTCATCAGTTTTATTTCGGTATTTTTTCTAAAAAAGCCCCTGCCGGGAACGATCGCACTGGCAATATGTATCTGCCTGCTCGGTGTTCTGGTGGTGGCCTGGCCGCTGCTGGGTGGAGCTACGGTTACGCCCCTCGGACTTTTGCTGTTGCTTGCCAGTATGCTTTCTTACTCGATCGGCACTATTTATTTTTCGTCACAGAACTGGAAAGGGTTGCATCTGTTCGTGATCAACGGATGGCAGACCTTTTTCGGGGGACTGCTGATGTTGCCCGTAGCGCTGTTTACCTATAAAGCGCCGGCCAATCATTATACCTGGGAGTTCTGGGGCGGAACGCTGTGGCTGGCCATCCCCGTTTCCATTGGGGCTGTGGTACTCTGGCTGGGTTTGCTGAAACAGGATGCTGTAAAAGCAGGATTGTGGCTTTTTGTCTGTCCGGTATTTGGGATCATTATTGCCGCCCTTTGGGTACATGATCCTGTAAGCATCTATACCATCACCGGTGTGATAATGGTATTGGCCGGTCTGGCATTAAGTCAGCTGGATAAACGTAAAACCAGCCGTAAGGGTTGA
- a CDS encoding sugar O-acetyltransferase, with the protein MATEKEKMLAGELYLPSDPELRALSDQAHRRCQEYNQCPALDYEKKAALLKALIPRQGKSLYIEGPFFCDYGINIVIGDNVFFNFNCTILDTMLVTIGDHCMFGPAVQIYTPLHPMKAAERNSGREYAQPVVIGNNVWVGGNATILPGVHIGDNCVIGAGSVVTRSIPANSFAAGNPARVIKVIDQ; encoded by the coding sequence ATGGCAACAGAAAAAGAAAAGATGCTCGCCGGTGAGCTTTATCTTCCTTCGGATCCGGAGCTCCGGGCACTGAGCGATCAGGCGCACCGGCGCTGCCAGGAATACAACCAATGCCCGGCGCTTGATTACGAAAAGAAGGCTGCCTTACTGAAAGCGCTCATCCCCCGCCAGGGAAAAAGCCTCTACATCGAGGGACCTTTTTTTTGCGACTATGGCATAAACATTGTCATCGGGGATAACGTATTCTTCAATTTCAATTGTACCATTCTCGATACGATGCTGGTTACCATCGGCGATCATTGTATGTTTGGCCCCGCGGTACAGATCTATACACCACTGCATCCGATGAAAGCGGCAGAACGGAACAGCGGCCGGGAATACGCCCAACCCGTAGTGATCGGCAACAATGTGTGGGTGGGCGGCAATGCTACTATTCTGCCGGGTGTACATATTGGAGACAACTGCGTTATCGGCGCCGGAAGTGTTGTCACCCGCAGCATACCCGCCAATTCCTTTGCTGCCGGTAATCCCGCCCGTGTGATAAAAGTGATCGATCAGTAG